From a single Fulvivirga ulvae genomic region:
- a CDS encoding 2-oxoacid:ferredoxin oxidoreductase subunit beta, with translation MSVQVLNSSGNGNPLTAKDYATDQDVRWCPGCGDYSILKQVQTVLPTLDIPKEKTVFVSGIGCAARYPYYMNTYGMHSIHGRATAVASGLKAARPDLDVWIITGDGDALSIGGNHFIHLLRRNFNVNVLLFNNEIYGLTKGQYSPTSPKGKVTKSTPYGSVDHPFNPIALALGAEGTFVARSMDRDPKHLRDILLAAHEHKGTSFIDIYQNCNVFNDGAFGLFTDKATKDDHTLFLEDGKPLIFGKETKGIKLDGFKPIVVSLEETAADECWIHDPKDKIKASILSGFFEYDMNQGALPRPFGIFYKNERATYEDLLTEQIEDHKKTDNTDLDKLLSGENTWEVK, from the coding sequence ATGTCAGTACAAGTGCTTAATTCATCAGGGAATGGCAACCCTTTAACAGCAAAAGACTATGCAACCGACCAGGATGTACGCTGGTGTCCCGGCTGCGGCGATTATTCTATCCTCAAACAGGTACAAACAGTGCTGCCAACACTTGATATCCCAAAAGAAAAGACCGTTTTTGTTTCCGGTATAGGTTGTGCTGCAAGGTATCCTTACTATATGAATACCTACGGCATGCACAGCATTCACGGTCGGGCAACAGCAGTAGCCAGTGGGCTTAAGGCAGCACGACCTGATCTTGATGTCTGGATCATAACAGGAGATGGTGATGCTTTGTCTATTGGGGGCAATCATTTTATTCACCTGCTCAGAAGAAATTTCAATGTGAATGTACTATTGTTCAACAATGAAATATACGGACTCACCAAGGGACAGTACTCTCCTACTTCACCCAAGGGCAAAGTGACCAAATCAACACCTTATGGTTCTGTTGACCACCCCTTCAACCCGATAGCCCTTGCTCTGGGAGCAGAAGGTACCTTCGTAGCGCGCTCTATGGATCGTGACCCCAAGCATCTGAGAGATATACTGCTGGCAGCCCATGAGCACAAAGGAACCAGCTTCATTGATATTTACCAGAATTGCAATGTATTCAATGATGGCGCCTTTGGACTTTTCACCGATAAGGCCACCAAAGATGATCATACTCTATTTTTAGAGGACGGCAAACCGCTGATCTTCGGCAAAGAGACTAAAGGTATTAAACTGGATGGGTTTAAACCCATTGTAGTTTCCCTGGAAGAGACTGCTGCCGATGAATGCTGGATCCATGATCCAAAAGACAAGATCAAGGCCTCTATCCTTTCCGGCTTCTTTGAATATGATATGAATCAGGGAGCCTTACCCAGGCCTTTCGGAATATTTTATAAAAATGAGCGGGCAACTTATGAAGACCTGCTTACCGAACAGATAGAAGATCATAAGAAAACAGACAATACTGACCTGGATAAACTGCTAAGTGGGGAAAATACGTGGGAAGTTAAATAA
- a CDS encoding 2-oxoacid:acceptor oxidoreductase subunit alpha produces MKEININRSKKEVVILFAGDSGDGIQFTGGQFTETVELFGNDISTFPNFPAEIRAPIGTEAGVSGFQLKFGSVEVFTPGDQYDVLVVMNAAALKVNLHNLRQGGVIVANISGFDSKNLKLAKYIDDENPLTNDSLENYEVHAIDISKLTKEALKDSGLSVKEIDRCKNMFVLGFIYWMFSQSPDNTIKFIQHKFKSKPEIADANTKALKTGYHYGETSETFTSRYEVKPAPLQKGKYRNISGNQATALGMVAAANHNNFELMYASYPITPASDILHELSKHKSFGVKTFQAEDEIAAVCAAIGASFGGSLAITGSSGPGIALKAEAMGLAVMLELPLIVVNVQRGGPSTGLPTKTEQADLLQMLYGRNGEAPMPVFAAASPKDCFDTIYEACRIAIEHMTPVVVLSDGYIANGAEPWRFPTSKDLKTITPRRPDKTDFLEDKFLPYERDEHEVRPWAVPGIKGFEHRLGGLEKELRTGNVSYNPENHQEMIRIREKKVNDIALDLPDQIIHRGNEGADLLVLGWGSTFGSIERAVKDLIEEGISVAHIHLRHINPFPKNLESLLRSFKRVIIPEMNRGQLSKLIRERFLIDAISVNKTKGIPFSVEEIKQAILKHQDHVSTSA; encoded by the coding sequence ATGAAGGAAATTAATATAAACCGCTCTAAAAAAGAGGTAGTTATCCTTTTCGCGGGAGACTCTGGTGATGGTATTCAGTTTACCGGCGGACAATTCACCGAAACGGTAGAGTTATTTGGCAACGACATCAGCACATTTCCAAACTTTCCAGCTGAGATCAGAGCCCCTATAGGCACTGAAGCGGGTGTTTCCGGCTTTCAGCTCAAATTTGGCAGTGTAGAGGTATTCACACCCGGTGATCAATACGATGTGCTGGTGGTGATGAATGCTGCCGCCCTTAAAGTGAACCTCCACAACCTCAGGCAAGGAGGCGTAATTGTGGCTAACATAAGTGGCTTTGACAGTAAGAACCTGAAGCTGGCCAAGTATATAGACGATGAAAACCCACTGACCAACGACTCTCTGGAAAACTACGAAGTCCATGCCATAGATATTTCAAAGCTTACCAAAGAGGCCCTTAAAGATTCCGGCCTTTCGGTCAAGGAAATAGACCGGTGCAAAAACATGTTTGTGCTCGGTTTTATATACTGGATGTTTAGTCAAAGCCCTGACAATACGATAAAATTCATTCAGCATAAATTTAAATCCAAACCGGAGATTGCTGACGCCAATACCAAAGCTTTGAAAACAGGCTATCATTATGGCGAGACCAGCGAGACCTTCACCTCCCGATATGAGGTTAAACCTGCCCCTTTACAAAAAGGAAAGTATAGAAATATAAGTGGTAACCAGGCTACCGCATTAGGCATGGTGGCTGCAGCAAATCATAATAACTTCGAGCTGATGTATGCCAGCTACCCTATCACACCAGCTTCAGATATTTTGCATGAACTCTCCAAGCATAAAAGCTTTGGTGTAAAAACATTCCAGGCGGAAGACGAAATAGCTGCGGTATGTGCTGCCATAGGGGCTTCCTTTGGTGGCTCACTGGCCATTACCGGATCATCAGGCCCCGGAATAGCACTTAAGGCTGAGGCGATGGGTCTGGCCGTGATGCTGGAACTACCTCTGATTGTGGTGAATGTACAGCGTGGCGGCCCTTCCACCGGCTTGCCTACCAAAACCGAGCAGGCAGATTTGCTTCAAATGCTGTATGGAAGAAACGGGGAAGCGCCAATGCCTGTTTTCGCTGCCGCATCTCCAAAAGACTGCTTTGATACCATCTATGAAGCTTGCAGAATAGCCATAGAGCACATGACCCCGGTGGTGGTACTATCTGATGGGTATATCGCCAATGGCGCAGAGCCCTGGAGGTTCCCTACCTCAAAAGACCTGAAAACCATTACTCCAAGAAGACCGGATAAAACTGATTTTCTTGAGGATAAGTTTCTCCCCTATGAGCGTGATGAGCATGAGGTAAGACCATGGGCAGTGCCCGGCATTAAGGGTTTCGAGCACCGGCTCGGAGGGCTTGAAAAGGAATTGCGAACAGGTAATGTATCTTACAATCCAGAAAACCACCAGGAAATGATCCGCATAAGGGAGAAAAAGGTAAATGACATTGCTTTAGACTTGCCTGATCAGATCATTCACCGGGGCAATGAAGGAGCCGATCTATTGGTTTTGGGCTGGGGCTCAACATTCGGCTCTATAGAGCGGGCTGTAAAAGATTTGATAGAAGAGGGAATTTCCGTAGCCCATATACATTTAAGACATATCAACCCGTTTCCAAAAAACCTGGAGAGTTTATTGAGAAGTTTCAAACGCGTTATCATCCCTGAGATGAACCGCGGACAGCTCTCCAAACTGATCCGGGAGCGTTTTCTGATTGATGCCATTTCTGTTAATAAGACAAAAGGCATCCCTTTCAGTGTAGAAGAAATAAAGCAAGCCATATTAAAACATCAAGACCATGTCAGTACAAGTGCTTAA
- a CDS encoding diacylglycerol kinase family protein has protein sequence MKGLTNSIKKNLKSFKYAFQGIKFLVKEENNFRYHLLAAAVAIALGFYLQVSTTEWLIIVTMIGLVLMAEAFNTSLEKFMDILHPELHPKVGKAKDIAAGAVLIIAIAAGIVGITIFAGKLY, from the coding sequence ATGAAAGGACTCACAAATAGCATCAAAAAGAACCTAAAAAGCTTTAAATATGCTTTTCAGGGAATTAAATTTCTGGTCAAAGAGGAGAATAACTTCCGCTATCACCTACTGGCTGCTGCGGTTGCCATAGCTTTGGGTTTCTATTTGCAGGTAAGTACTACCGAATGGCTGATCATTGTCACTATGATAGGCCTGGTACTTATGGCGGAAGCTTTTAATACCAGTCTTGAAAAATTTATGGATATACTTCATCCAGAACTGCACCCTAAAGTTGGCAAAGCCAAGGATATTGCTGCCGGAGCAGTTTTGATCATTGCTATTGCTGCAGGTATTGTGGGTATTACTATTTTTGCCGGAAAGCTCTATTAA
- a CDS encoding DUF1361 domain-containing protein, with product MKTIINKLSSINHPVMALTQLSIFCIMLITASYVRSSNITYFFLAWNLFLAWVPLFFAKIWTYRLQMKPLKKWKSAGMFCLWLLFFPNSPYIITDLVHLNTRFNPSIWSDTLLLFSCAFTGLVVGLYSLHVVHKVLEKNFSFIKTWLIIIASLILTGFGIYLGRVQRWNSWDLFVNPFNLMHDIFIQLSNPQAIKMTIGFSALLFIAYYMLKSITSYERTHK from the coding sequence ATGAAAACCATAATCAATAAATTATCCTCAATAAACCATCCCGTGATGGCTCTGACTCAGCTTTCTATATTTTGCATTATGCTTATCACAGCAAGTTATGTGAGGTCGTCCAATATCACCTATTTCTTTCTGGCCTGGAACCTCTTTCTCGCCTGGGTGCCTTTGTTTTTTGCCAAAATATGGACGTACAGGTTACAAATGAAGCCGCTAAAAAAATGGAAATCTGCAGGTATGTTTTGTCTCTGGCTGCTATTCTTTCCTAATTCGCCCTATATCATCACTGACCTGGTACATCTCAATACAAGGTTTAACCCTTCGATCTGGTCTGATACTTTGCTGCTTTTTTCGTGCGCCTTTACCGGATTGGTTGTAGGCCTTTATTCCCTGCATGTAGTGCATAAAGTTCTTGAAAAGAATTTTAGCTTTATTAAAACATGGTTGATCATCATTGCAAGCCTGATCCTCACTGGCTTTGGTATTTACCTCGGCAGGGTGCAACGCTGGAATAGTTGGGACTTATTCGTTAATCCATTTAATTTAATGCACGATATATTCATCCAGTTGAGCAACCCCCAGGCCATAAAAATGACCATTGGTTTTTCAGCGCTATTATTCATAGCTTACTACATGCTCAAAAGCATAACGTCTTATGAAAGGACTCACAAATAG
- a CDS encoding B12-binding domain-containing radical SAM protein yields MKVKLILPALTEAESPFWRPIKYSLFPPLGLATLAAYLDPHDEVELLDQHVEKLTLDDEPDLVIIQVYITNAYRAYHIADHYKAKGCYVILGGLHVTSLPEEALPHADSIFIGPGEDTFPQFLKDFKKGAQKKRYFSDKRTLAGIPPIRRDLIKRHLYLVPNSIVVTRGCPHHCDFCYKDAFFQGGKSFYTQLVDDALSEIERLPGRHLYFLDDHLLGNSKFASSLFEGMKGMNRIFQGAATVDSILRGNLIEKAAEAGLRSVFVGFETFSPENLKQSNKKQNMKKSYEDAVQRLHDLGIMINGSFVFGLDEDNQDVFKRTVDWGVTNGITTSTYHVLTPYPGTKLFSDMEKAGRITSRNWDLYDTRHVVYKTRNLTAEQLEEGYWWAYKEFYSWNNIVKSSLHHEAFKHMLKHFFYAGGWKKFEPLWNFIIKSGSLSGMLPLLESILSKVNSTQNKSETDNSLQKINLNYKTANT; encoded by the coding sequence ATGAAGGTAAAACTGATACTTCCCGCACTTACTGAGGCTGAAAGCCCCTTTTGGCGCCCTATTAAGTACTCGCTCTTTCCTCCTCTTGGACTAGCTACACTAGCCGCCTATCTCGACCCTCATGATGAGGTTGAATTACTGGATCAGCACGTAGAAAAACTAACACTTGACGATGAACCTGACCTGGTTATAATACAGGTTTACATCACTAATGCATACCGGGCTTATCATATTGCTGATCATTACAAGGCTAAAGGTTGCTATGTAATTCTGGGAGGATTACACGTCACTTCTCTTCCTGAGGAAGCACTCCCACACGCAGACTCTATTTTTATAGGCCCAGGAGAAGATACATTTCCTCAGTTTCTGAAGGATTTTAAGAAAGGAGCACAAAAAAAACGATACTTCTCTGATAAACGTACACTCGCTGGCATACCTCCTATACGTCGTGACCTGATAAAGAGGCACCTGTATCTGGTACCAAACTCAATTGTGGTCACCCGAGGCTGCCCTCATCACTGCGACTTCTGTTATAAAGACGCCTTTTTCCAGGGTGGTAAATCTTTCTATACCCAACTTGTGGATGATGCCTTATCAGAAATTGAGAGGTTACCCGGCCGTCATCTATATTTTCTGGATGATCATTTGCTTGGCAATTCGAAGTTTGCTTCATCTCTTTTCGAAGGGATGAAAGGAATGAACCGGATATTTCAAGGGGCTGCCACTGTTGATTCTATACTCAGGGGCAATCTTATTGAAAAAGCAGCAGAAGCAGGATTGCGCAGTGTGTTTGTTGGTTTTGAAACATTTTCACCCGAAAACCTCAAACAAAGCAACAAAAAACAGAATATGAAGAAAAGCTATGAAGACGCAGTACAACGCCTTCATGATCTTGGAATAATGATTAATGGCAGCTTTGTATTTGGTTTGGATGAGGATAATCAGGATGTATTCAAAAGAACTGTTGACTGGGGTGTAACCAATGGGATCACAACTTCAACCTATCATGTGCTTACACCATATCCCGGCACTAAACTTTTCAGTGACATGGAAAAGGCTGGCCGGATCACTAGTAGAAACTGGGACCTATACGATACCAGGCATGTAGTGTACAAAACCAGGAACCTCACTGCCGAGCAACTTGAAGAAGGATACTGGTGGGCCTATAAGGAGTTTTACTCATGGAATAATATTGTCAAATCTTCATTGCATCATGAAGCTTTCAAGCATATGTTAAAGCATTTTTTTTATGCCGGTGGTTGGAAGAAATTTGAACCTCTTTGGAATTTCATTATTAAAAGCGGTAGTCTTTCAGGCATGCTACCCTTACTGGAATCCATCCTATCAAAAGTGAATAGTACCCAGAATAAGTCAGAAACTGACAACAGCCTGCAAAAAATTAATCTCAACTATAAAACTGCTAATACTTAA
- the nadB gene encoding L-aspartate oxidase yields MHKTDFLIIGSGLAGLSFAVKAATRFPEKKITIVTKSIVSESNTRYAQGGIAVVMDFLNDNFEKHKEDTLKAGDGLCSKATVDLVVEEGPARLQEIIDLGTEFDRDADGNYHLGMEGAHSARRILHYKDVTGFKIQSTLLEKARSFDNVEILEYRFAVDLITQHHLGVEVTKKSTDIKCFGAYVMDLKTHKIETYIAKTTVLASGGIGQTYKITTNPEVATGDGIAMAYRAKAAMEHMQFVQFHPTALYGHAGDTAFLISEAVRGFGAVLKTKEGKSFMEKYDERGSLASRDIVARAIDTEMKARGEECTYLDCRHLDIEEFKKHFPNIYQKCLESGVDVAKDMIPVAPAAHYLCGGVKTDAHGNTNIENLYCCGEVACTGLHGANRLASNSLL; encoded by the coding sequence ATGCACAAAACTGATTTTTTAATCATAGGTTCCGGTCTTGCAGGGTTGAGCTTTGCCGTAAAGGCAGCCACCCGGTTTCCGGAAAAGAAGATCACCATCGTTACCAAATCTATTGTTAGCGAAAGCAATACCCGGTATGCACAAGGAGGCATAGCTGTGGTAATGGATTTTCTGAATGACAACTTCGAAAAACATAAAGAGGATACTCTCAAAGCAGGCGATGGCCTTTGCAGCAAAGCCACGGTAGACCTGGTAGTGGAAGAAGGCCCGGCCAGGCTGCAGGAGATCATTGACCTGGGCACCGAATTTGACCGCGATGCAGATGGCAACTACCACCTGGGCATGGAAGGTGCCCACTCTGCCCGCCGCATCCTGCACTATAAAGACGTAACAGGCTTCAAAATCCAAAGCACACTGCTCGAAAAGGCCCGGTCATTTGATAATGTTGAGATTTTAGAATACCGCTTTGCCGTAGACCTGATCACTCAGCACCATTTAGGTGTAGAAGTCACTAAAAAGAGCACCGATATCAAGTGTTTCGGCGCTTACGTGATGGATCTGAAAACCCACAAAATAGAGACCTACATAGCAAAAACTACCGTACTGGCCTCCGGCGGTATCGGTCAGACCTACAAGATCACTACCAATCCGGAAGTGGCCACCGGTGACGGCATAGCTATGGCTTATCGTGCCAAGGCTGCTATGGAGCATATGCAGTTTGTGCAGTTTCACCCTACAGCGCTTTATGGCCATGCCGGAGATACGGCTTTCCTGATATCAGAAGCGGTAAGAGGCTTTGGTGCGGTGCTCAAAACCAAAGAGGGGAAATCCTTCATGGAAAAATATGATGAGCGCGGATCTCTGGCCTCAAGGGACATCGTGGCAAGGGCCATTGATACCGAAATGAAAGCCCGAGGAGAAGAATGCACATACCTGGATTGCCGGCACCTGGATATAGAAGAGTTCAAAAAACACTTCCCCAATATATATCAGAAATGTCTTGAATCAGGCGTTGATGTAGCTAAGGATATGATACCAGTCGCCCCGGCAGCACATTACCTTTGTGGTGGCGTAAAAACGGATGCACACGGCAATACCAACATCGAGAACCTGTACTGCTGCGGAGAAGTAGCCTGCACAGGTCTTCATGGTGCTAACAGACTGGCCTCCAACTCACTACTTTGA
- the nadA gene encoding quinolinate synthase NadA — translation MITLEQQETARKQLENKGFLDLPVKPDMDFVSEINRLRKEKNAVILAHYYQFPEIQDIADFVGDSLGLAQQAAGTDADIIVFAGVHFMAETAKVLSPEKKVLLPDLKAGCSLADSCTPEEFGAFVKQHPDHIVVTYVNCSAEIKALSDIVCTSSNAVKIINSIPKDKPIIFAPDINLGKYLIKETGRDMLLWSGACMVHEAFSIDKLLAAHKEHPNAKIIAHPESESHILKVATFIGSTAKLIEYVKNDPAEEFIVATEAGILHQMSKEIPHKKIIAAPAYEENKCACSECGYMKMNTLQKLYLCMKYEQPEIILPEGIREKALRPIERMLELS, via the coding sequence ATGATAACATTAGAGCAACAAGAGACTGCGAGAAAACAATTGGAAAATAAAGGATTTCTTGACCTTCCTGTAAAACCTGATATGGATTTTGTCAGCGAGATCAACAGGCTCAGGAAAGAGAAGAACGCGGTGATCTTAGCACACTACTATCAATTTCCTGAAATACAGGATATTGCTGATTTTGTTGGAGACAGTCTTGGATTAGCGCAACAAGCTGCGGGAACTGATGCGGACATCATCGTATTTGCCGGTGTACATTTTATGGCAGAAACCGCTAAAGTGCTTAGTCCTGAGAAAAAGGTACTGCTCCCCGATTTAAAAGCCGGCTGCTCCCTGGCAGACTCATGTACACCCGAAGAGTTTGGAGCCTTTGTAAAGCAGCATCCTGATCATATAGTAGTTACTTATGTGAATTGCTCTGCCGAGATCAAGGCATTAAGCGATATTGTATGTACCAGCTCCAATGCTGTCAAAATAATAAACTCCATTCCAAAAGACAAGCCGATCATTTTTGCCCCTGATATTAACCTTGGCAAGTACCTGATCAAAGAGACCGGCAGGGATATGTTGCTATGGAGCGGCGCCTGTATGGTGCATGAAGCTTTTAGCATTGACAAACTCCTGGCTGCTCACAAAGAACACCCTAACGCTAAAATTATAGCACACCCTGAATCAGAAAGCCATATTCTGAAAGTGGCTACATTCATTGGGTCAACTGCCAAATTGATTGAATACGTAAAAAATGACCCGGCGGAAGAATTTATTGTAGCTACTGAAGCAGGTATACTTCACCAGATGAGCAAGGAAATTCCTCATAAGAAGATCATTGCAGCGCCAGCTTATGAAGAAAACAAGTGTGCATGCAGTGAGTGTGGGTATATGAAAATGAACACCTTACAGAAGCTTTATTTATGCATGAAGTATGAACAGCCGGAGATCATCTTACCCGAAGGTATCCGTGAAAAAGCTTTACGCCCGATAGAAAGAATGCTGGAGTTATCATAA
- the rny gene encoding ribonuclease Y: MADSIYLILAGVVGLGIGIAIGRALMSKVNKGKEQELEEKAKGIIREAELSAENIKKDKILEAKEKFLKLKAEFEEDASRKKNQIITNENKLKQKEQHLSKEFEQVKRKETELDELKENLSTQLEVVNKKKAELDKFNQQKVSILEKISNLTADEAREQLVESLKDEAQTRASSFIKDILEEAKLSATKDAKKIVLETIQRTATEHAIENCVSVFNIESDDIKGKIIGREGRNIRALEAATGVEIIVDDTPEAIIISGFDPVRREIARLSLHRLVVDGRIHPARIEEIVAKTKKNIEEEIIEIGERTVIDLGIHGLHPELIKMVGRMRFRSSYGQNLLQHSREVANLCATMASELGLNPKQAKRAGLLHDIGKVWPDEPEKPHAIIGMELAQKYKEHPVVCNAIGAHHDEIEMTSMISPIIQACDAISGARPGARREVMESYIKRLKELEQLALSFDGVHKCYAIQAGRELRVMVDAENVSDERAGQLSFDISQKIEKDMQYPGQIKVTVIREMRSVSYAK, encoded by the coding sequence ATGGCAGATTCAATCTATTTAATACTGGCTGGCGTTGTAGGCCTCGGTATTGGTATCGCGATAGGGCGGGCCTTGATGAGCAAGGTCAATAAAGGAAAAGAGCAAGAGCTTGAAGAAAAAGCAAAGGGCATAATCCGTGAAGCTGAACTTTCAGCAGAAAACATCAAAAAAGATAAGATCCTCGAAGCTAAAGAGAAGTTTCTGAAACTTAAGGCGGAGTTTGAAGAAGACGCATCCCGCAAGAAAAACCAGATTATTACCAACGAAAACAAATTAAAACAAAAGGAACAGCACCTTTCCAAAGAATTTGAACAGGTAAAAAGAAAAGAAACCGAGCTCGATGAATTAAAGGAAAACCTCTCTACTCAACTGGAGGTAGTGAATAAGAAAAAAGCCGAGCTTGATAAGTTTAATCAGCAGAAGGTCTCTATACTTGAAAAAATATCTAACCTTACAGCGGATGAGGCTCGTGAGCAACTGGTAGAGTCTTTGAAAGATGAGGCACAAACGCGCGCTTCTTCCTTCATCAAGGATATACTGGAAGAGGCCAAACTTTCCGCTACCAAGGATGCCAAAAAAATCGTACTGGAGACCATTCAAAGAACGGCCACTGAGCATGCCATAGAAAACTGTGTCTCTGTTTTCAACATTGAAAGCGACGACATTAAAGGCAAGATCATAGGCAGGGAAGGGCGAAACATCAGAGCACTTGAAGCTGCTACAGGTGTAGAGATCATTGTGGATGACACCCCCGAAGCCATCATTATTTCAGGGTTCGACCCCGTTCGTCGTGAGATCGCCAGGTTATCGCTACACCGGTTGGTGGTTGACGGCAGAATACACCCGGCCAGAATTGAAGAGATTGTAGCCAAAACCAAGAAAAATATTGAAGAAGAAATTATCGAGATAGGTGAAAGGACAGTGATCGACCTTGGAATCCATGGCCTGCACCCCGAGCTGATCAAAATGGTAGGAAGAATGAGGTTCAGGTCATCTTATGGTCAGAACTTACTACAGCACTCTCGTGAAGTAGCCAACTTATGTGCCACAATGGCCTCTGAGCTAGGCCTAAACCCTAAGCAGGCCAAACGCGCAGGTCTGCTGCATGATATTGGTAAAGTATGGCCGGATGAGCCGGAGAAGCCCCACGCTATTATTGGTATGGAGCTGGCTCAGAAATACAAGGAACACCCTGTAGTATGCAATGCCATTGGAGCTCACCACGACGAAATTGAGATGACTTCCATGATCTCCCCTATCATTCAGGCTTGTGATGCCATATCAGGAGCAAGGCCTGGAGCACGCCGAGAGGTAATGGAAAGCTATATCAAACGACTGAAAGAGCTGGAGCAACTTGCACTTAGCTTTGATGGCGTACATAAATGCTACGCTATACAAGCCGGCCGTGAACTACGCGTAATGGTAGATGCGGAAAATGTAAGCGACGAACGCGCCGGACAATTGTCTTTTGATATTTCTCAAAAAATAGAAAAAGATATGCAGTATCCCGGACAGATTAAAGTGACCGTGATCAGGGAAATGAGATCGGTATCTTACGCCAAATAG
- a CDS encoding cell division protein ZapA, producing the protein MDELSIRIKIADREYPMKVKAEDEARVRSAGRQINERIKSYRERFGIDDKQDLLAMVAFDCLVDKMELDEKQYNTDESVLEKINHLNNIINQAL; encoded by the coding sequence ATGGACGAACTTTCTATAAGAATAAAAATTGCCGACAGAGAATACCCCATGAAGGTAAAGGCTGAGGACGAGGCAAGGGTAAGAAGCGCCGGCAGGCAGATTAATGAAAGAATTAAATCTTACAGAGAGAGATTTGGGATAGACGATAAGCAAGATCTTCTAGCTATGGTAGCCTTTGATTGCTTGGTGGATAAAATGGAGTTGGATGAAAAGCAATATAATACAGATGAAAGTGTGCTTGAAAAAATCAATCATTTAAATAATATCATCAATCAGGCCTTATAA